In a genomic window of Acidilobus saccharovorans 345-15:
- a CDS encoding archaemetzincin family Zn-dependent metalloprotease, translated as MIELIVQPVGRTRPEDAVFVGSEIAKHFPVRLSAVPSMWPLQPPASAYDWSRMQYRADEVNAWLHRNLEPLLKGGRLALGLVGADAYVPGLNFVFGLADPNLGVATVYTARLETEDHGKYLGRLLKESVHEVGHLLGLGHCSNRSCVMSFSNSLEDVDLKSAYFCDDCKLKLRSLHPSD; from the coding sequence ATGATAGAGCTGATAGTACAGCCCGTGGGCAGGACCAGGCCTGAGGACGCGGTCTTCGTGGGCTCCGAAATAGCGAAGCACTTCCCGGTGAGGTTAAGCGCCGTGCCCTCCATGTGGCCGCTTCAGCCCCCCGCATCTGCCTATGACTGGAGCAGGATGCAGTACAGGGCTGATGAGGTCAACGCGTGGCTTCACAGGAACCTTGAGCCGCTCCTCAAGGGAGGGAGGTTAGCGCTGGGCCTCGTGGGGGCGGACGCCTACGTGCCTGGCCTTAACTTCGTCTTTGGCCTCGCTGACCCAAACCTTGGAGTTGCCACCGTCTACACCGCAAGGCTTGAGACCGAGGACCACGGCAAGTACCTGGGGAGGCTCCTCAAGGAGTCTGTTCACGAGGTGGGCCACCTGCTTGGCCTTGGACACTGCAGCAACAGGTCGTGCGTCATGTCGTTCAGCAACTCGCTGGAGGACGTCGACCTTAAGTCCGCGTACTTCTGCGACGACTGCAAGCTTAAGCTCAGGTCCCTTCACCCCTCGGACTAG
- the ilvA gene encoding threonine ammonia-lyase, whose amino-acid sequence MESGLVEEIYQNALRARDVLKGLIHETPLDLSSTFSAMTGGEVYLKLENLQKTGSFKVRGAYYKMWTLGDAAKRGVVAASAGNHAQGVAFAAKLLGVKATIVMPLVAPLSKILATKSYGAEVVLYGNVIDESMKKANEIVEQTGATLIHPYDDPAVIAGQGTISLELLEQMSEPPDVVVIPIGGGGLISGNAVVLKKRLGDKVKVIGVEPSYLPKYSMSLKEGRPVNITGVVSGLMDGLIVKTAGKFTFELIRDLVDDVVTVDDREVARAMFLLLERGKTLAEGAGAAPLAAILEGKVNVKGKRVVALISGGNVDLTRLANIINYELFRTRRLIKLVGTVPDQPGYLDRVLRKLADARFNVIDIRHDRFSPSLVPGYAMVEVLVEAPDPDAVPEALQALKADGFNFREAEG is encoded by the coding sequence TTGGAGAGCGGTCTGGTGGAAGAGATTTACCAGAACGCCCTGAGGGCCAGGGACGTACTAAAAGGCCTTATACATGAGACCCCGCTCGACCTGAGCTCTACGTTCTCAGCTATGACGGGCGGGGAGGTCTACCTCAAGCTGGAGAACCTGCAGAAGACGGGCTCGTTCAAGGTAAGGGGGGCATACTACAAGATGTGGACCCTGGGCGACGCCGCCAAGAGGGGCGTCGTGGCCGCCAGCGCTGGAAACCACGCGCAGGGAGTAGCGTTTGCGGCGAAGCTGCTGGGCGTCAAGGCTACCATAGTTATGCCGCTTGTGGCCCCCCTCTCTAAGATACTTGCCACGAAGTCCTATGGGGCCGAGGTGGTGCTTTATGGGAACGTTATAGATGAGTCCATGAAGAAGGCCAATGAGATAGTCGAACAGACGGGGGCCACGCTGATACACCCGTATGACGACCCAGCTGTTATAGCTGGCCAAGGAACTATATCGCTTGAGCTGCTCGAGCAGATGAGCGAGCCGCCGGACGTGGTGGTCATTCCCATAGGCGGCGGAGGCCTCATATCTGGCAACGCCGTGGTGCTTAAGAAGAGGCTTGGCGACAAAGTCAAAGTAATAGGAGTTGAGCCCTCCTACCTGCCCAAGTACTCTATGAGCCTCAAGGAGGGCAGGCCCGTTAACATAACTGGCGTTGTCTCAGGGCTGATGGACGGCCTTATAGTGAAGACAGCCGGCAAGTTCACCTTTGAGTTAATAAGGGACCTCGTAGATGACGTAGTTACAGTTGATGATAGGGAGGTCGCCAGGGCCATGTTCCTCCTGCTGGAGAGAGGCAAGACGCTTGCTGAGGGCGCGGGGGCTGCCCCCCTGGCGGCGATACTGGAGGGCAAGGTTAACGTAAAGGGTAAGAGGGTCGTCGCACTCATAAGCGGAGGCAACGTGGACCTGACGAGGCTGGCCAACATAATTAACTACGAGCTCTTCAGGACGAGGAGGCTTATAAAGCTCGTGGGCACAGTGCCTGACCAGCCGGGCTACCTTGACAGGGTCCTGAGGAAGCTTGCCGACGCCAGGTTCAACGTTATTGACATAAGGCACGACAGGTTCTCGCCAAGCCTGGTGCCGGGCTACGCCATGGTAGAGGTGTTGGTCGAGGCGCCAGACCCGGACGCGGTGCCTGAGGCGCTGCAGGCATTGAAGGCTGACGGCTTTAACTTCAGGGAGGCCGAGGGGTAG
- a CDS encoding DUF61 family protein produces MGSEEGPARHITKVYTEEVRRLQASWPSKQVRLRELRDTDYIILNDGTSHEFDKDEVSRLLSQVPEYFWDFMTVPLLLYYIRTESGVAKYVVVGNRWQRRLAEIMLRGDYTAEGIGELSVDEFLVIIGKYRSLVFVSLSVA; encoded by the coding sequence GTGGGCTCTGAGGAGGGGCCTGCAAGGCACATAACTAAGGTGTACACCGAGGAGGTCAGGAGGCTCCAGGCCTCCTGGCCGAGCAAGCAGGTGAGGCTGCGGGAGCTGAGGGACACCGATTATATAATCCTCAACGACGGCACGTCGCATGAATTTGACAAGGACGAGGTCTCCAGGCTGCTCTCCCAGGTGCCGGAGTACTTTTGGGACTTCATGACGGTGCCCCTGCTGCTTTACTATATAAGGACTGAGTCGGGCGTAGCTAAGTATGTCGTGGTTGGCAACAGGTGGCAGAGGAGGCTGGCGGAGATAATGCTGAGGGGCGACTACACCGCGGAGGGCATAGGGGAGCTGAGCGTTGACGAGTTTCTCGTAATTATAGGCAAGTACAGGAGCCTGGTCTTCGTCTCGCTTAGCGTGGCTTGA
- a CDS encoding Lrp/AsnC family transcriptional regulator translates to MRRQATPVVDERDLQLIKYLEEDGRMPWSEIASKMEVSEATVYLRVKKLVSEGVIKGFTVNVEPSKLGLEASAYFLVKARADSLGKVRELLRSLNYVVEAYETSGPYNFLVKVLAPTQRDLSAALDGIASAPGVIEVSSIMVINELKRVSSVASVYESWSEKP, encoded by the coding sequence TTGAGAAGGCAGGCGACCCCCGTAGTTGACGAGAGGGACCTCCAGCTCATAAAGTACCTGGAGGAGGACGGAAGGATGCCGTGGAGCGAGATAGCCTCGAAGATGGAGGTCAGCGAGGCAACTGTCTACCTGAGGGTCAAGAAGCTGGTCAGCGAGGGGGTCATAAAGGGGTTCACGGTAAATGTTGAGCCCTCAAAGCTTGGCCTTGAGGCCTCGGCCTACTTCCTAGTAAAGGCCAGGGCCGACAGCCTGGGCAAAGTGAGGGAGCTCCTCAGAAGCCTTAACTATGTAGTTGAGGCATATGAAACTAGCGGGCCCTACAACTTCCTTGTCAAGGTGCTGGCGCCGACCCAGAGGGACCTGTCAGCGGCCCTGGACGGCATAGCTTCTGCGCCCGGTGTGATAGAGGTCTCCTCGATAATGGTAATAAATGAGCTGAAGAGGGTCTCGAGCGTCGCCAGCGTCTACGAGAGCTGGTCAGAAAAGCCTTAA
- a CDS encoding NAD(P)/FAD-dependent oxidoreductase — translation MAEALNIVGAGPAGASAAYAASKLGFRAVVYEANPRPAVKPCGRGIPTLSNLPFEVPKERVIADIKGAVLYVDGVKSVEVRDTVRGYIVDKEGMIRDVIASSGAELYTSSPYNASNGTVKVNGQVREVRTGLLAGGVAFYDGEKIYGVQAIVRAPRLESMDYLYIDFDTSLIGYYWIFPAEEGVEVGVGGFESPQRLRELLERYIEKHKEMLGSYSILSIAGAPIAVGGVSTGSVRGLFKVGEAAGFVLPLTGEGIRPSAISGYEAARAYLTGLDVNSVLESLNISRVVRVHRSILKALKGMSPERRRDFMFEIPAAVHEEVALGTMNINRIVKALASKPLLAAKIMKYIMIS, via the coding sequence TTGGCTGAGGCACTAAACATAGTTGGAGCGGGCCCTGCAGGCGCCTCTGCGGCGTACGCGGCCTCGAAGCTTGGCTTCAGGGCAGTTGTCTACGAGGCTAACCCAAGGCCGGCTGTTAAGCCATGCGGAAGGGGCATACCAACGCTTTCTAACCTGCCCTTCGAGGTCCCCAAGGAAAGGGTCATAGCTGACATAAAGGGCGCCGTCCTCTATGTTGATGGGGTTAAGTCCGTTGAGGTCAGGGACACTGTCAGGGGGTACATAGTTGACAAGGAGGGCATGATACGTGATGTAATAGCCTCCTCTGGGGCCGAGCTGTACACTTCGTCGCCTTACAACGCCTCAAACGGCACAGTTAAGGTGAACGGCCAGGTCAGGGAGGTCAGGACGGGCCTCCTGGCGGGCGGCGTTGCCTTCTACGATGGCGAGAAGATTTATGGGGTTCAGGCCATAGTCAGGGCGCCCAGGCTTGAGTCCATGGATTACCTTTACATAGACTTTGACACGAGCCTGATAGGCTACTACTGGATATTCCCTGCCGAGGAGGGCGTTGAAGTCGGCGTGGGCGGCTTTGAGTCACCGCAGAGGCTCAGGGAGCTCTTGGAAAGGTACATTGAGAAGCATAAGGAAATGCTGGGCAGCTACTCAATACTCTCGATAGCCGGGGCCCCCATAGCAGTGGGAGGGGTGTCCACGGGGAGCGTCAGAGGGCTCTTCAAGGTCGGCGAGGCGGCCGGCTTCGTCCTTCCCCTAACTGGGGAGGGCATTAGGCCCTCGGCTATATCAGGCTACGAGGCCGCCAGGGCTTACCTCACAGGCCTTGACGTTAATAGCGTGCTCGAGTCCCTTAACATATCGAGGGTAGTTAGGGTCCACAGGTCCATACTTAAGGCGCTTAAGGGCATGAGTCCGGAGAGGAGGAGGGATTTCATGTTTGAGATACCCGCAGCCGTTCATGAGGAGGTGGCCCTGGGCACCATGAACATTAACAGGATAGTAAAGGCCCTCGCCTCAAAGCCTCTCCTTGCAGCTAAGATAATGAAGTATATTATGATTAGCTGA
- a CDS encoding archease codes for MGVLQGCPGYDFLDHTADVLIEARGRTKEEALEQAGLAVYEIMTDTSKVRPLTHVDIEVNGMDLYNTIYRWIEQLLVSTDADGLVFSIFRVCDLSEDGTRLVARVWGERFDPSRHEQRTIVKAMTYSQMDFREEDGCWRLRFVVDI; via the coding sequence GTGGGAGTGTTGCAGGGCTGTCCCGGCTATGACTTCCTGGATCACACGGCTGACGTGCTCATAGAGGCCAGGGGCAGGACCAAGGAGGAGGCACTTGAGCAGGCGGGGCTGGCGGTCTACGAGATCATGACTGACACGTCGAAGGTCAGGCCACTGACTCACGTCGACATAGAGGTTAACGGGATGGACCTCTACAACACCATTTACAGGTGGATCGAGCAGCTCCTGGTCAGCACCGACGCCGACGGCTTGGTCTTCAGCATATTCAGGGTGTGCGACCTCAGCGAGGACGGCACGCGGCTCGTAGCCAGGGTCTGGGGCGAGAGGTTCGACCCGTCAAGGCACGAGCAGAGGACCATAGTAAAGGCGATGACCTACTCGCAGATGGACTTCAGGGAGGAGGACGGGTGCTGGAGGCTTCGCTTTGTCGTGGACATCTAG